The following are encoded together in the Bradyrhizobium genosp. L genome:
- a CDS encoding iron-containing alcohol dehydrogenase produces MRVVGSHQYPTMESVIYGKPAAEALREEAERLGVSRVYLIASRTLNTTTDEIEKIRKALGERHAATFDGVPQHTTRDVVTEIARQASEAKADLVVAIGGGSVVDAAKIVLMCMENEIFEPAGLDGFETTPERRFGPFRTPKVRMIAIPSTLSGGEYNSGALVTDTGRKLKQIFNHPMMMPRAIILDPAITKYTPEKLWLGSGTRAMDHGIEAICSSRPNVLVDAVCQQGLRYLRYGLLRTRENPDDEAARLNCQLGSWLSAFGLQSRVPMGASHAIGHVLGGTCDVPHYFCTAVMMPSVLRYNRPATEAAQTSIAAALGAPGRDAGEAFAAFIAELGLPRRLADVGVSEDRFELIGRNAMLSIFTRANPQPIREPADVVKILKLAA; encoded by the coding sequence ATGCGCGTCGTCGGCAGCCATCAATATCCCACCATGGAATCCGTGATCTATGGCAAGCCGGCGGCCGAAGCGCTGCGTGAGGAGGCCGAACGGCTCGGCGTCAGCCGCGTCTATCTGATCGCCAGCCGGACGCTGAACACCACGACCGACGAGATCGAGAAGATCCGCAAGGCGCTCGGCGAGCGTCACGCCGCGACCTTCGATGGCGTGCCGCAGCACACGACGAGAGATGTGGTGACAGAGATCGCGCGGCAGGCCAGCGAGGCCAAAGCCGACCTAGTCGTTGCGATCGGCGGCGGCTCGGTGGTGGACGCGGCGAAGATCGTGCTGATGTGCATGGAGAACGAGATCTTCGAGCCGGCCGGGCTCGACGGTTTCGAGACCACCCCGGAGCGCCGCTTCGGGCCGTTCCGGACGCCGAAGGTGCGGATGATCGCGATCCCGAGCACACTGTCGGGTGGCGAGTACAACTCCGGCGCGCTGGTCACCGACACCGGCCGTAAGCTGAAGCAGATATTCAATCACCCGATGATGATGCCGCGCGCCATCATCCTCGATCCCGCGATCACGAAATATACGCCGGAAAAGCTCTGGCTCGGCTCCGGAACGCGCGCGATGGATCACGGCATCGAGGCGATCTGCTCCAGCCGTCCCAATGTGCTGGTCGATGCCGTGTGCCAGCAGGGCCTGCGTTATTTGCGCTACGGCCTGCTGCGCACCAGGGAGAACCCCGACGACGAAGCGGCCAGGCTGAACTGCCAGCTCGGTTCCTGGCTCTCGGCCTTCGGCTTGCAGTCGCGGGTGCCGATGGGCGCGAGCCATGCGATCGGTCACGTGCTCGGCGGCACCTGCGACGTGCCGCATTATTTCTGCACGGCGGTGATGATGCCAAGCGTGCTGCGCTACAACCGGCCCGCCACGGAGGCAGCCCAAACCTCGATCGCAGCCGCGCTCGGTGCGCCCGGGCGCGACGCCGGGGAGGCGTTCGCCGCGTTCATCGCCGAGCTCGGCCTGCCGCGGCGGCTCGCCGATGTCGGCGTTTCCGAGGACCGTTTCGAGCTGATCGGCAGGAACGCGATGCTGTCGATCTTCACCCGGGCAAATCCACAGCCGATCCGCGAGCCCGCCGACGTCGTCAAGATCCTCAAGCTCGCTGCCTGA
- a CDS encoding glutathione S-transferase, protein MPNPRVWKATIAARFCGVDVEVRGAPSKELRDWLWDYDARPLAEDERSSLSSLARRGRVGLTGAQLLKTEAFMEAQPFGTVPAAFGPDGKIGIFESNSIMRTVARLGHAKFPLYGRDAYEASRIDGFLDVSLVFARDSQIYLLALSGGTVDAAIHARAREAFAIYASGIEQALSPQRETLVGNIISLADICFAAELALFMNEHARAAQLRERGLERILHPGVQQEYPLAFAHFARLVEHAHFRPDLKPYVEKLQSKAAA, encoded by the coding sequence TTGCCGAATCCACGCGTCTGGAAGGCGACCATCGCCGCGCGGTTCTGCGGCGTCGACGTCGAAGTCAGGGGTGCGCCGAGCAAGGAATTGCGCGACTGGCTGTGGGACTATGATGCCCGCCCCCTGGCCGAGGACGAGCGCAGCTCGCTGTCGTCGCTGGCGCGGCGCGGGCGGGTCGGCTTGACCGGCGCGCAGCTGCTCAAGACCGAAGCGTTCATGGAAGCACAGCCCTTCGGCACCGTGCCCGCCGCGTTCGGCCCCGACGGCAAGATCGGAATCTTCGAGTCAAACAGCATCATGCGCACGGTGGCGCGGCTTGGCCATGCGAAGTTTCCACTCTACGGCCGCGACGCCTACGAAGCGTCAAGGATCGACGGCTTTCTCGATGTCAGCCTGGTCTTTGCCAGGGACTCGCAGATCTATCTTCTCGCCCTGTCGGGCGGCACGGTCGATGCCGCTATTCATGCGCGCGCCAGGGAAGCGTTCGCGATCTATGCTTCCGGTATCGAACAGGCGCTGTCTCCCCAGCGTGAGACGCTGGTCGGAAACATCATCTCGCTCGCCGACATCTGCTTCGCGGCCGAGCTGGCGCTGTTCATGAACGAGCATGCGCGGGCCGCGCAACTGCGCGAGCGGGGGTTGGAGAGGATCCTGCATCCGGGCGTGCAGCAGGAATACCCGCTGGCCTTTGCTCATTTTGCCCGGCTGGTCGAGCACGCGCATTTCAGGCCGGACCTCAAGCCCTATGTCGAAAAATTGCAGTCGAAGGCGGCCGCCTGA